From one Portunus trituberculatus isolate SZX2019 chromosome 8, ASM1759143v1, whole genome shotgun sequence genomic stretch:
- the LOC123499959 gene encoding SR-related and CTD-associated factor 4-like — protein MKTARLQENARALEPNPAHPAHSAHPAHNAHNAHNAHNAHNAHTSHLAPLQPPPPHPIQPVPQPGPLVLEQPPSDPVATSSTQGLCCEESYDVVGPVAPQMGQVGPQVGPQVGPQVGPQVAPQVTYHKYPPAPQPPPPQQKVAQVPQVAPHPQHAHHAPAALEEVPQHPLQEYECSQNYTPHEYDPLPPQVPVGDEDAGGLVYPSDPAPLGDPGYLQPYPLETQAPLESHGALDYSVLDALFDGDPYHPAVGEGCAEGYQDYHHY, from the coding sequence ATGAAAACTGCCCGGCTTCAAGAAAACGCCCGCGCCCTTGAACCAAACCCCGCCCACCCCGCCCACTCCGCCCACCCCGCCCACAACGCCCACAACGCCCACAACGCCCACAACGCACACAACGCCCACACCTCCCACCTGGCGCCACTCCAGCCCCCACCGCCGCACCCCATCCAGCCCGTGCCGCAGCCCGGCCCCCTCGTGCTGGAGCAGCCCCCCTCTGACCCCgtggccacctcctccacccaggGGCTGTGCTGCGAGGAATCCTACGATGTGGTGGGGCCCGTAGCGCCGCAGATGGGCCAGGTGGGGCCACAGGTGGGGCCTCAGGTGGGGCCTCAGGTGGGGCCTCAGGTGGCGCCCCAGGTGACCTACCACAAGTATCCCCCCGCTCCCCAGCCCCCGCCACCCCAACAGAAGGTGGCTCAGGTGCCTCAGGTGGCCCCACACCCACAGCACGCCCACCACGCCCCCGCGGCCCTGGAGGAGGTGCCGCAGCATCCTCTGCAGGAGTACGAGTGCTCCCAGAACTACACGCCCCATGAGTACGATCCTCTGCCGCCCCAGGTTCCTGTAGGAGACGAGGACGCCGGGGGGCTGGTGTATCCTTCAGACCCCGCGCCCTTGGGGGACCCGGGATACCTGCAGCCCTATCCCTTGGAGACTCAAGCGCCCTTGGAGAGCCACGGCGCCCTTGACTACAGTGTCCTGGATGCACTGTTTGACGGCGACCCCTACCATCCTGCCGTGGGCGAAGGATGCGCCGAAGGATATCAggattatcaccactactag